In the genome of Hevea brasiliensis isolate MT/VB/25A 57/8 chromosome 14, ASM3005281v1, whole genome shotgun sequence, the window aaaaaaaaaagaaaaaacaaatttTAAGACCTAAATAAACtgttttgaaaattttttggaGACTACTGTTGGATTATAGGACTTAATTTCaacttttatcttttttttttatatataatcaaGATAATATGtagaaaatttttcatttttctttattttatatacATAGAAAATAATTGAGCATAGGTATATGAATTTGCTTAATTCATAAATGAATTTATTATTtaccttaaatataaatttaagtaattccaacataCGTAAGCCAAGCATAGTGAGTGCTTTCTTGGACTTTGATAATCATTCGCCTCTTCCCCTAACACTATatttcataaaataatgaaaaattttaaaaaagtttTTTAAACTATAAATTTCTGATTGGAAaaacttaatattatatatatattaaaaataaagttttttGAGAAATATCTGAAAATCTTTAAAAAcctcaatttttaatttattaaaacagTGAGTTGAGAAGTTTTTTTTGCCTTCAAAATCTTtaaattcctttaaaaattttcacttcctctcaaataataaaatattataaaaactgTAAAAAACTTTATTCATAAAATACTAGCTTTATTTTATAGAAATCATATAAATTCTTATCACTCAGTTCATTATAGATCCAACAAATAATGTGTATAATAGAATTCATGTATAAAATAAGTGAAATTCATATAATCATATAAATTCTTAATTCAAAGCAGacaatttttattgaattaagaATATTGTCCATAAAAATTTCTTCCTTTCTACACTAGATTGAATGAACATATTGTCGTTCTTGACTTCTTGTACCAACATCTACGAAGTCGAGCAAAAACTCCACATATTTCATATATGTGTTTCTGGCTTTTCCATTTGTAATACACGAAGCAACCCTAAAACTACGCTGCAAAAAAGGAGTCTTCTTTGGCAGATTGCCACATTGTAAACCTCATTTGCCTACCaattaattgaaatattaaaatttgGATCAAGTGGATTATGGCTACAAGGTAAAGGGCAGCACTTTTCTACTATCAAAGTTATGGAGCTTCTATAAATAGCATGCATCTCCAAACCATTTGATCAttgaaattatatattatattcaaTTTCTATATAAATATTTCTTTCCTTTCAGAATTTCAAATTCCATCCAATGGCATTGAAAGTTCAATAGTTCTTTTTTGTCTTTTATTAGTAGATGGCTCACCTTCAGCTCTTCTTCTAAGGCATATGTCCAAGTTGATGGGTTGGCTAGCTACTATACTGCTCACACGCGTAAACATCTGAAGACATTCTCTTTACATGTTTTTCTTCGTTCTTACAATTATAAGAATTCATATCATCTGCTTCCTTTTGTATGCAGCTTCTGCTTGTTATGGGTATGAGGACCATGGTGTAATGATAGCAGCAGCAAGTGAAGCTATTTTCAACAATGGTGCAGCTTGTGGGCAATATTATCAAGTGACTTGCAAAAGTGGGACAAATGCTGGGACCCCATTCCCTTGTTGGGGTAGTGGGGCTGTGGTGGTGAAGATTGTAGACCGTTGCCCTGATGGGTGTAGGAGTACCATTGACTTGTCACAAGAAGCTTTTGCCTCCATTGCAGATCCTAATTCTGGTGTTATAAACATCTCTTACCAACAGCATGTgcaaaattattgttattattattattttgaagtTCAAAGTTCTGCTTTTAAGATaatattgctttttttttttttaaataataagctAAGATAATATTGGTCTTGTGATTCTGCCCAATTTCAATTATTAGATCTTTTTCGATTGCATTTTTCACGGTCTAAAAGATGCTTCAAGAATACGAAGTTCTTAAAGAAGTGACATTGCGATCAGatttttctaatttcaaattcatTGAAGTTTAGTTCatttttttattgattatttCTTATGTGTGGCagaaaatgaaatggaataaatTATGGCTGATTGTGAATGCaaaaggctttttttttttccttttaattagctAAATTGCACCTTCTATTTTTATAATTCTTGATGGATTAAATTTATTCGAAATTTTTTCGAGATATTCTGAGAAGAGTGCACCTTATATGACaagtaattttataataaaatcatGATTCCATGTTATGATATTACATGCAATGGCAAGCTAATTACAGATTGACACATAAACAAAAAGTTAATTCCCATAAACACCCTTTCAGGAAAACAACTGCGATTGGCCTTTATTTTATTAGGTTATACATACCCTTACCAGGCATTAACATCCAATttaaatctttaaaaaaaaaaaaaaaaaaaaaaaaacaaaagaacctTATTACCAGCCTAGCTATCGTTATGAAAGCGAAAGTGTAACCCTTTAATACCATTACCGGACACAGGGAAAGAAAAAATGTGAAACATTTCATTCTAGAGAAGAAATAAGGGACTCTGAAGTGTGATGATCACTGTGGCAGAATGGATGATCTTCCACTGCACATTCCTCTTCTCTAATTTTATTCCCACTACTTTCAAGTGCTGGGCTGACATCCTCATAGATATTTTCTGGTTTGTGGATTTTTTCCTCGATCAAAAAGTTGTCATCTGAGGCCAAGAACTCATATTCTTGATTGATTTGTTCAGTGTAATTAGAATTACACCTTGTGCATGTTCTAAAGGTTAAGTCTTTGAAGCTTCCATCATGTGAAGGGGACCTATGGCTAAGGGAGAAGCTACCAAACCCTTGAATCCCTCGTGTTAACTTACGAGCTCTTGCCCTTTCTTCTTTAAGAAACAATTCATTTTCCAGCAACTTCAGTATTCTTGCAGATAAGTTTCTAACACTTGAGCCCCAGTTGAATCTGCATATCAAATAATGAAACCAAAGGATTAAGATactgtaaaaataaaaattggaATGACCTGAACGAGGAAAAAATATATGCTTATGTACACAAGACCAACCCTTTCTCGTCAACAAATTGAAAACTTTCCATCTCCTTAATGACCTCTTTATCACTCTGAAACTCATCAGCGACTCTTAAAGGACCATGGGTTAGAAGGTGTTCTAACAGGAGTAGAGTCTTGTAGGAGACCCTCCAAGTTTTTCTATCAAACTTTGTCAacctaaaggaaaaaaaaaaaaataaataacactTAAATCTTTAATTCAGGTCACAGCTCCGTTAGTGCAAATAGATAAACCAGATCCAAATAAACGAAACCTGTTATGTAGAATGTCCACAattctccaataatcatcaacttCGAAGGCAGCCCTTGAAATTACACCCATAGTACGTGTATCTGGTGCCCAAAAATCTCCATTTGTAGCTTCTTCTGTCAATCTTTAAAACCAATAAAAGGTAAGGATAACTGCACAGTTTTGAATTATACACGTAAACAACAAACTTACAGTTCTGCTGGTGTAACATCCGTCAAGGCCAAGCGAGCAGTCTTGATCTTCTCCTTGAAGAAGAAAGAGGCTTGCCTTTTGAATTCATGGAAAAAGGGGCTGCCCATCTTGTTGTTTCTGTCTAAAAGTATTGACATGTTGTTTGCTGTGAGAGTTGATGAAGAAATCAACTTGCTTTCTCTTTGTAATTCTTATCTAATGCATGTAAGGACTCCAACTACTCCACTATAGCAACGAACGCCAACTACTCTATATAAAGAGTGAATTTGCTTATGTAATGAGAGTGTGAAAAGGACAtgtgaaaatattttaagagaagaAGAAAATTGGGTAAGGATTAATCaactttgagttgggattttgaccATTAATACAGTGGAAATGCCGTGGAAATTTTGGTAGTTGAGCATCTGTATCTTAAAGAGTCGTGTTATTGAAGAATAACTTGTTAAGGTAGAATTTAGT includes:
- the LOC131173020 gene encoding EG45-like domain containing protein produces the protein MATSSFLSFISRWLTFSSSSKAYVQVDGLASYYTAHTPSACYGYEDHGVMIAAASEAIFNNGAACGQYYQVTCKSGTNAGTPFPCWGSGAVVVKIVDRCPDGCRSTIDLSQEAFASIADPNSGVINISYQQHIFFDCIFHGLKDASRIRSS
- the LOC110642089 gene encoding uncharacterized protein LOC110642089, encoding MSILLDRNNKMGSPFFHEFKRQASFFFKEKIKTARLALTDVTPAELLTEEATNGDFWAPDTRTMGVISRAAFEVDDYWRIVDILHNRLTKFDRKTWRVSYKTLLLLEHLLTHGPLRVADEFQSDKEVIKEMESFQFVDEKGFNWGSSVRNLSARILKLLENELFLKEERARARKLTRGIQGFGSFSLSHRSPSHDGSFKDLTFRTCTRCNSNYTEQINQEYEFLASDDNFLIEEKIHKPENIYEDVSPALESSGNKIREEECAVEDHPFCHSDHHTSESLISSLE